From Leptospira brenneri:
CTTGCAAAGAGATAGCCACCTGTTTGCGATTTGCATCGACACCAATAAAAAGTGGTTTGGACCCGAGGACTTGGCCATCGGTTTCATACTTTTTATTGTAATTTTTCATAACACTGCGAATCAAATCATCGCAAGAAAGTGTCATGGAGAGAAAGGAAAACAAAACAAAGATTTGGATTTTCATAATACTTAGGGTTCCCCACATAAGATAATTGGCTTGGATTTGTATCCGCAATCAAAAAACTGATACGAATCTATGAAACTCTTTCGAATTCTTTGTATCCCGCTCTTCCTTTACTTTGCCTATTTGCAATTGAATGACCCGGACCCCTACCTTTGGTTCCCGATTTATGCAGCCGTTGCCGTCATTGCCTTCGCCGGTTTGTTTCGCAAAGTTCCCAATTTTGTAGGACAGATCCTCATTCCCGTTTATTTGGTTTTAGCAGTGTATTACGCCACCCAAACTCCCTATTGGGGAATGGAAGTAGAAGAAGTAAGAGAATGTTTGGGGCTTCTCATTGCAAGTGGCGCACTGGTTCTATTGGTATTTAAAAAATAATAGATTTCATTTCTGTTTCTCCATTTTGGTTTGGGAAACAGAAACGAAAGGGGATTTGGCGAAATTTATGTTTCGGCAATCACTTTGCCGTCTTCCAAAATCATTTTGATGAGTTTTGTCATTTCCACAGAATATTCCACATCCAAATGTTTGGTCACACCTTCACAAAATCCATTGATGATGAGAAGTTTGGCGTCATCTTCATTCATCCCGCGAGATTGGAGATAAAACAACTGGTCATCATCAATTTTAGAAACAGTGGCTTCGTAGTTCAGAGTTCCCTCTTCCCCAGAAACATCGTTATAAGGATAAGCATGGGACTGAGAACGGTTGTCCATCATCAGTCCATCACATTTGATATGACTATAAGATCCTTTGCTAGATGGGTCAAACTTCACAAGACCACGGTAAGAGTTAATTCCTCCATCAAGAGCCACACCTTTTGCTAAGATATTGGATCTTGTATTTTTTCCTACATGGATGATCCGAGCCCCCGTGTCTTGCACTTGTCCACTTCCCGCAAATGCTAAGGAAAGAACATCTCCCGTAGAATGATCCCCTTTTAAGATGATCCCTGGGTATTTGATGGTATTGGCACCAATATTACAATCAGTCCAAGTGATATGAGCCGCTTCTTCGCAGATCCCACGTTTCACGGTCCAGTTGTACATATTCTTTTTCCAGTTTTGGATGGTGGTATAAAATATTTTCGAATTCTTTTTGGCAACAAGCTCCACAACCGCAGTGTGAAAGTTGGTTCCTTTGTCTTGGACAGATGTACAACCTTCGCTGTATTCTAAATGCGCTCCCTCATCGGCAATGAGGAGTGTTCGTTCATATTGTCCGGAACTAGCAGCCGTTACTTTAAAATAAGCCTGAAGAGGCATAGGAGTTTTGACTCCTTTAGGAATGTAAGCGAACGAACCACCACTAAACACTGCTGAGTTCAGTGCAGAAAATTTATTATCACCAATGGTAACAACAGTTCCCAAATACTCACGAACGAGTTCCGGATATTCTCTAATAGCAGTATCGATATCACAGAAAATGATTCCAAGGTCTGTGAGTTCTTTTTTGACATTGGCATAAATGGTTTCGGAATCGTTCATGGTTTCGATTCCGGCTAAGTACTTCCTTTCGTGTTCCGGAATTCCTAATTTTTCAAAACTACGTAAGATTTCTGGATCCACTTCGTCCCAAGATTTTTTCTTCTTTTGGTTGGAACCTACGTAATGCACATAGTCATCGATATTGATATGAAATTGCGGGATGAACCCCCAAGTCGGCATAGGTTTCTGTTCATAAACTTCGAAAGCCTTCAAACGAAATTCAGCGAGCCAACTTGGTTCGTTTTTAATATGGGAGATTGATTCAACAACTTTACGAGTGAGTCCCTTTGGAAAATTATCAGGTTTGTAAAATTCTAAAGGTGCCTTATCTAAACTGGCTGTTGATTCCATTGTTTCTCCCTTCTCTACTTCTAGAGTTTTCTAATTAATTGACAGAAGCGAAGTAAGCTTTGGATCCAGTAGGATCAGCTTTCATCGTTTTCTTTCCTTCGTCCCAATTCGCAGGGCAAACTTCACCGTGTTTTTCCACAAATTGGAAAGCTTTGATGAGTCGAAGTGCTTCTTCAATGTTACGTCCTACAGGAAGGTCGTTAACAGTTGCTTGGCGAATGATACCCGCAGGATCAATGATAAAAGTTCCGCGAAGCGCAACTCCAGCATCTGGACCAGACTCAATGAGAACTCCAAAAGATTTTGCGATTTCTTTTGTCTTGTCAGCGATGAGTGGGTATTTGATCTCTCCAATACCACCTTCTTTTCGGGCTGTTTTTTTCCAAGCTAAGTGCGAAAATTCGCTATCAACCGA
This genomic window contains:
- a CDS encoding transmembrane 220 family protein produces the protein MKLFRILCIPLFLYFAYLQLNDPDPYLWFPIYAAVAVIAFAGLFRKVPNFVGQILIPVYLVLAVYYATQTPYWGMEVEEVRECLGLLIASGALVLLVFKK
- the sufB gene encoding Fe-S cluster assembly protein SufB, producing the protein MESTASLDKAPLEFYKPDNFPKGLTRKVVESISHIKNEPSWLAEFRLKAFEVYEQKPMPTWGFIPQFHINIDDYVHYVGSNQKKKKSWDEVDPEILRSFEKLGIPEHERKYLAGIETMNDSETIYANVKKELTDLGIIFCDIDTAIREYPELVREYLGTVVTIGDNKFSALNSAVFSGGSFAYIPKGVKTPMPLQAYFKVTAASSGQYERTLLIADEGAHLEYSEGCTSVQDKGTNFHTAVVELVAKKNSKIFYTTIQNWKKNMYNWTVKRGICEEAAHITWTDCNIGANTIKYPGIILKGDHSTGDVLSLAFAGSGQVQDTGARIIHVGKNTRSNILAKGVALDGGINSYRGLVKFDPSSKGSYSHIKCDGLMMDNRSQSHAYPYNDVSGEEGTLNYEATVSKIDDDQLFYLQSRGMNEDDAKLLIINGFCEGVTKHLDVEYSVEMTKLIKMILEDGKVIAET
- a CDS encoding peroxiredoxin, which codes for MPQVTSHAPDFKATAVIGDSFKEIKLSDYKGKWVVLFFYPLDFTFVCPTEIIEYDAKLEDFKKIGAEVLGVSVDSEFSHLAWKKTARKEGGIGEIKYPLIADKTKEIAKSFGVLIESGPDAGVALRGTFIIDPAGIIRQATVNDLPVGRNIEEALRLIKAFQFVEKHGEVCPANWDEGKKTMKADPTGSKAYFASVN